One window from the genome of Salvelinus fontinalis isolate EN_2023a chromosome 3, ASM2944872v1, whole genome shotgun sequence encodes:
- the LOC129842450 gene encoding msx2-interacting protein-like isoform X1, translating to MVRETRHLWVGNLPEHVREEKIVEHFKRYGRVESVKVLRKRGSEGGVAAFVDFVDIKSAQKAHNAVNKMGDRDLRTDYNEPGSVPSAVRGLDDNPPSSSHGRDVSGFSRGAVGPVFGPPVSIHTREGRYERIRDGSESRERAYDHSPYGHHERGGTFDRQRHYNADYYRDRTMFAAGVSPGPGSAGAMGGSFETPEPHFESRIRGDPFTLSSAARRDPYRDDRGRRVDRTYHRRSRSSHSSQSRHPSPQRTTGQTPKAPHSPKRAPLSPGRGPRSRSRSRSSSSDSVSSTSSTGSGSSDSNSSSSDGSHARSVQSSATHAPPSQPCSMVMEGDEPRRSFGIRVQNLPVRSTDTSLKDGLFHEFKKHGKVTSVQIHGALEDRYGLVFFRQQEDQEKALNVSKGKLFFGMMIEVSAWNGPETESENEFRPLDGRIDEFHPKATRTLFIGNLEKTTSYQQLLDIFQRFGEIVDIDIKKVNGVPQYAFVQYSDIVSVCKAIKKMDGEYLGSNRLKLGFGKSMPTTCVWLDGLASNITEQYLTRHFCRYGHVVKVVFDRLKGMALILYNNTDFAQAAVRETKGWKIGGNKIKVDFASQESQMAFYRSMQASGQDIRDFYEIPTERREERPRPPYHEFSAERAYFENARTPGTIYPEDPRRDYPARSRERYSELEHYQGEHFDPRYHEDPREFREYRDPFEQDIRKYTYIQRERERERERFEADHGMWSPSHPRRPITPSASPSPSERAPRDPERRVYSQSSERSGSCSSLSPPRFDKTDKAPPLEHGASSKSERLEKDIHLVEPERVAGAEKSKRGRRKEKGDKEKGEKSKSRKAKVQSPSIPPSETELEPSLDGGSGRGKVSDQDSLDRQRYKGDNDPPPSDPTTSTSRHEPVKSERLESGKGENADKDGKTRSKKHQKSDTGNEGKDPSVDSDRLAARKRRFGDASGRTIRQKRRRLEDEDGSQSQDFGANTAFTKETDGDSKAQQKDSQRRDSRSKSERLVFLGSHKEGQDPAMRGQEELPDGSMDPMDSKRHSMSRRFSHDGNMDQDNARDQDPQSPFKYGTQDNDKCVKEEPLDIDLSQSYRKQMEQRRLHQQLQEPDKQEKAGSPQGLETEDLEHRSLVHEVGKPPQDVTDHFPSHKLKKLEQFDADISAKRGDRVYRSFRQKSEDPEWHNTASPGLQHFSHHAEQDFAESSHLREVKTEDKSHLELAVKRTHTTQMSKPNTPLQLSEEEREKRWESRVKQDFLPDLNFSRGIGKNTHNRKRLEYGILHDLEPGEVRSDSEEDREHKPHSPMPSTSMPFSDRQRVDRFSDPKLATLERMKFYSFALDQTITPDTKALLERAKSLSSSREDNWSFLDYDSHFAGLRSRKDTEKVESAPRPTPSWYMKKKKIRSGGSEDKLDDRKEDPKPKPEEHERRELFASRFLHSSIFEQDSRRLQHLERKPEDPEQSQAQQTGQQGLADGQPDTEPVVLFHSRFLEFTRLQQQKDQQLQEVKRADSIDSNRVEKSPEAEQQPLQFLKTSEPVMDPETKPTSPAENHMISQPPFMPKEMSPPKQMSLPFLPKGMSPPLPPKEMSPPLPPKEMSPPLPPKEMSPSKQVAPPLPSKEMSPPKEMSPPLPPKHMSPPLPPKEMSPPKHTSPPLPPKEMSPPKHTSPPLPPKEMSPPKHTSPPLPPKEMSPPKHTSPPLPPKEMSPPKHTSPPLPPKEMSPPKHTSPPLPPKEMSPPKHTSPPLPPKEMSPPKHTSPPLPPKEMSPPKEISPPLPPKEMSPPLPPKEMSPTVETHDMFTPEPRGPEPAAPEPLTKENRENEQLPPLPQISPCEILPPASVNSAAPEHIRSVRKVKRSPCEEKSKDIAQDIKMLNPEQSSSSDCLHETSVSRSVPEPELVLPELPPEFISSTPPNPVEEMEVSKDDTNTDNTDTHTEVENKLELNQTQVLVDNETSDESISPPQKSKNKKSKSPTQVPLTPLISTTSSEKPLTRKSERTKRASSPRAESSKGSSDSKSTGKSPIHGADPEHGTEQSISVGRARRRNVKSVYATPVEEDAIKGAGKDVTESPRTARKRGGDKDKEAAPQQPLEQDSLAPITSRRGRPPKNRRQGEDMLTAKGDRSKMETKDTDSNESESSDRISKVSKGRHSPHGHKALASQLPMPIATGSSRKGDKTEPPEDVSQQMDFTEDSLAMQDSTVSCKEDTVAPVVTKKEENVKQQLGTEKPRDKDRQKKDPVDEKVSGTKFGEKESEPPVVEELPVLEKMEKSGRGKAPRLTRTPKSPVLKNLKIRLNVTEVKDLLQMGDEEPENGDDSSKKTKPGESTNDPLLESSPGKDMSSSNEDKDESTPETKPPIDPKTLLQQEQELEQAVENIAKLTDPTLPAESPTPLAPPSAELKIETEEEKSANPASEYELAAAIDSIMGEDIPVPLPQEPVISAVVDSDLEIPSFVQPTKGAEPVTNISPIQGESFFPTTPRKGAKGRAKTPKRSKSQKSNKKDAVKEISSELESTSVITSDSIPSNSQPVPETIPSTSAAGVITTTSWKPKTEHLAPKATDMPKESKLPPVLTEQPPPQHLKPVCPPTKSPTLPKPQQQPPPPECISPSLSPPPTRPNIRPTQLSRIPVSPPDWLNQSKDVGVPSSPRASAASFENPAIPPDTEPMETERNNSDLRRILMKHKNVSLPVPCSSSVPSNLGTLSLRDPPHLPESNTPMVAVTSKTSLNDNRPHPAQSVVRPPASLPSPESKSVISVIASTATSVISRVCNPPDMEKVIMSVDRNPVVDMPLPKQTYRPPSMEDRDSGSYHGPSVGEEGGSAGRYLVESSGLGTGSSPGLRVNTSEGVVVLSHSGQIKEGPQRISAKISQIPPATVVDMESQQLVSMPQIKQEMYTHSQSNTPKCPPIQTDHGHLKTQQTVSSIKQENTGNEKLESPYPSGPQGGVVKRLQQTVNNPQVMGYHHSEFTMLLKHPKKVDGADTMNADGCKPSWTSAISPAMSPHLPSPAGNHVGFVSGSATDRTPSHLSGVKQEPRSPRKSGHPHSPFTKVSSPIGSSSPKGLPGMLPSGLPAMQQYVTSVHHPEQSVIMQPHSAHGGIGRMSPHRASQAIPMGHLVQGEGRVNTPPLSVMSFGMHGDPLASPWSGPLQQRPTSPQAVGRDIVLKVNPGNVRGHEGEQDDARRFHQAAGRQSATQLKAETMQPDPRGALHSGLQLDPYMSPRDLRVLMHHPQGERSAPEPHQGHIQETVPTSSTSTNIASSMSPRAHLLAKGVSEKDVTKPQEVKRPHSPLKDGMMGFRPSMAAMASPQRVQLLPSGTGASFSEYPGIYTNTRAIHSQITETSPFGINQVPLNITSALGADPSQSQADVKVKQVGQQPVNMVQLLTKYPIVWQGLLALKNDQAAVQLHFVCGNKGLALRSLPLPEGGSLLRIVQRMRLEASQLDGVARRMTQGESEFCLLLALPCGRDQEDVLNQTQALRTAFINYLQAKLAAGIINVPNPGSNQPAYVLQIFPPCEFSESHLSRLAPDLLNRISNISPHLMIVITSV from the exons ATGGTTCGGGAAACCAGACACCTTTGGGTGGGAAATTTACCCGAACATGTTCGAGAGGAGAAAATTGTCGAACATTTTAAACG CTATGGACGCGTCGAAAGCGTCAAGGTCCTGCGGAAGCGTGGGTCGGAGGGCGGCGTGGCAGCCTTTGTGGATTTTGTGGATATCAAAAGTGCACAGAAGGCTCACAATGCTGTCAACAAGATGGGGGACAGGGACCTGCGCACTGACTACAATGAACCTGGGTCTGTCCCTAGTGCTGTTCGGGGCCTTGATGACAACCCCCCCTCGAGCAGTCACGGGCGGGATGTTTCAGGATTCTCTAGGGGGGCAGTGGGTCCAGTGTTTGGCCCCCCAGTGTCCATTCACACCAGAGAGGGGCGTTATGAACGGATAAGAGATGG CTCAGAGAGCCGGGAGCGTGCATATGATCACAGCCCCTATGGACACCATGAGCGCGGTGGCACTTTTGATAGACAGCGTCACTACAACGCAGACTATTACCGCGATCGCACCATGTTTGCAGCTGGAGTTAGCCCTGGGCCTGGAAGTGCTGGCGCTATGGGTGGGAGCTTTGAAACCCCGGAGCCTCATTTTGAGTCCAGGATCCGAGGAGATCCCTTCACCTTGTCTAGTGCTGCGCGGCGCGACCCTTATCGAGATGACAGAGGGCGTCGTGTTGACAGAACTTACCATCGCCGCAGTCGGTCATCTCATTCTTCACAATCTCGACACCCCTCCCCGCAAAGGACCACGGGGCAAACGCCCAAAGCCCCACATTCTCCCAAAAGAGCCCCCCTCTCCCCAGGTAGAGGTCCACGCTCTAGGTCCCGCAGTAGGTCCTCTAGCTCTGATTCTGTCAGCAGCACCAGCAGTACTGGCAGTGGCAG CAGCGATTCAAACAGCAGCTCAAGTGATGGGTCTCATGCACGCTCTGTTCAGTCCTCTGCTACACATGCACCCCCCTCTCAGCCGTGCTCTATGGTGATGGAAGGTGACGAACCACGCAGAAGCTTTGGCATCAGGGTGCAGAACCTACCAGTGCGCTCCACAG ACACAAGTTTAAAAGATGGACTGTTCCATGAGTTCAAGAAACATGGGAAAGTGACATCCGTGCAGATCCACGGGGCCTTGGAGGACCGATATGGTCTGGTGTTCTTCAGACAGCAGGAAGACCAAGAGAAAGCCCTCAACGTCTCCAAAGGAAAGCTTTTCTTCGGCATGATGATCGAGGTTTCTGCCTGGAACGGCCCTG aaacagagagcgagaatGAATTCAGGCCTTTGGATGGACGGATTGATGAATTCCACCCCAAGGCGACTAGGACCCTGTTTATCGGCAACTTGGAGAAGACCACCAGTTACCAACAACTCCTTGATATCTTTCAGCGCTTTGGAGAGATTGTG GATATTGACATTAAAAAGGTTAATGGTGTTCCTCAATACGCCTTTGTGCAGTATTCTGATATTGTCAGTGTCTGCAAAGCTATAAAGAAGATGGATGGAGAGTATTTGGGGAGCAACCGGCTCAAG CTGGGGTTTGGGAAGAGTATGCCCACAACATGTGTTTGGCTGGACGGTTTGGCTTCCAACATAACAGAGCAATATCTCACACGTCACTTCTGCCGCTATGGACATGTAGTCAAG GTGGTGTTTGACAGGTTGAAGGGGATGGCTCTCATCTTGTATAACAACACAGATTTTGCACAGGCAGCTGTCAGGGAGACCAAAGGCTGGAAGATTGGCGGCAACAAAATAAAG GTGGATTTTGCCAGCCAAGAGAGTCAGATGGCTTTTTATCGCTCTATGCAGGCCTCTGGGCAAGACATTAGAGACTTCTACGAAATTCCAACTGAAAGACG AGAGGAACGACCAAGACCTCCATACCATGAGTTCTCAGCAGAAAGAGCATACTTTGAGAATGCACGCACCCCTGGCACCATTTACCCCGAAGATCCTCGCCGCGACTATCCTGCCCGCAGCCGTGAGCGGTATTCTGAATTGGAGCACTACCAGGGAGAACACTTTGACCCACGCTACCATGAAGACCCCCGGGAGTTCAGGGAATATCGAGATCCTTTTGAGCAGGACATTCGGAAATACACATACATCCagagggagcgagaaagagagcgggaGCGCTTTGAGGCAGACCATGGCATGTGGAGCCCCTCTCATCCACGGCGCCCGATCACCCCTTCTGCCTCCCCTTCACCATCTGAGCGTGCTCCCAGAGACCCAGAGCGACGGGTCTACAGTCAATCCTCTGAGCGAAGTGGTAGTTGCAGCTCACTCTCACCACCACGCTTTGACAAGACTGACAAGGCGCCTCCATTGGAACATGGAGCCAGCTCTAAGAGTGAGAGGTTGGAAAAAGACATCCACCTGGTCGAACCTGAGCGTGTTGCTGGGGCTGAGAAGAGCAAGCGGGGGAGACGAAAGGAGAAAGGTGACAAAGAAAAAGGGGAGAAGAGTAAGTCAAGGAAAGCAAAGGTGCAATCTCCCAGCATCCCACCGTCTGAGACAGAGCTAGAACCCAGTCTGGATGGAGGCTCTGGAAGGGGAAAGGTGTCAGACCAAGACAGCcttgacagacagagatataaaggTGACAACGACCCTCCTCCTTCAGATCCGACAACGTCAACCTCTCGCCATGAACCTGTAAAAAGTGAGAGGCTTGAGTCGGGGAAAGGTGAGAACGCAGACAAGGATGGTAAAACACGATCCAAGAAACACCAAAAATCTGACACTGGAAATGAAGGGAAAGATCCATCAGTGGATTCTGATCGGTTGGCTGCGAGAAAGAGGCGCTTTGGAGATGCCAGTGGGAGAACCATTCGACAGAAGAGGAGAAGGCTGGAAGATGAGGATGGGAGTCAATCCCAAGACTTTGGAGCTAACACTGCCTTTACAAAAGAGACTGATGGTGACAGTAAGGCTCAGCAAAAAGACTCACAGCGGAGGGATTCAAGATCCAAATCAGAGAGGCTGGTGTTTCTTGGCAGTCATAAAGAGGGTCAGGATCCTGCAATGAGAGGACAAGAAGAGCTGCCCGATGGGAGCATGGACCCTATGGACTCAAAACGCCACAGTATGTCCAGAAGGTTCTCCCATGATGGGAACATGGACCAAGACAATGCAAGAGATCAAGATCCACAGAGCCCTTTCAAATATGGTACACAAGACAATGACAAGTGTGTCAAGGAAGAGCCTCTGGATATTGACCTCTCCCAGAGTTACCGCAAACAGATGGAGCAAAGGAGGCTCCACCAACAGCTTCAAGAGCCAGACAAACAAGAAAAAGCTGGGAGTCCACAAGGCTTAGAAACGGAGGACCTTGAACACCGCAGTCTGGTACATGAAGTGGGCAAGCCACCTCAAGATGTCACCGATCATTTCCCTTCTCATAAACTCAAGAAACTAGAGCAATTTGATGCAGATATCAGTGCCAAGAGGGGGGACCGTGTCTACAGGAGCTTCCGGCAAAAGAGTGAAGATCCTGAGTGGCACAACACTGCATCTCCAGGCTTGCAACACTTCTCTCATCATGCTGAGCAGGACTTTGCGGAATCTTCACATCTCAGGGAGGTTAAAACGGAGGATAAAAGCCACCTGGAGCTGGCAGTCAAAAGGACACATACAACGCAAATGTCCAAGCCAAACACTCCTTTACAACTTAGTGAAGAAGAGCGGGAAAAACGTTGGGAGAGCAGAGTCAAGCAAGATTTTTTACCCGACTTAAACTTCTCCAGAGGCATTGGAAAGAATACACACAATCGCAAGCGTTTGGAGTATGGAATTTTACATGATTTGGAGCCTGGGGAAGTACGATCCGATTCTGAAGAGGATAGAGAACACAAACCACATTCTCCTATGCCCTCCACTTCTATGCCTTTCTCTGACAGGCAACGAGTGGACAGATTTTCAGACCCCAAGCTTGCCACTTTGGAGAGGATGAAGTTCTACTCCTTTGCACTTGACCAGACCATCACACCAGATACCAAGGCCCTGCTAGAGCGAGCAaagtctctgtcctcctctagggAGGACAACTGGTCTTTCTTGGATTATGATTCACATTTTGCTGGTTTGCGCAGCAGGAAAGATACTGAAAAGGTTGAGTCAGCACCACGGCCTACACCCTCTTGGTacatgaagaagaagaaaattcGCAGTGGTGGGTCTGAAGACAAACTAGATGACAGGAAGGAAGACCCCAAGCCCAAGCCAGAGGAACATGAACGCAGGGAACTGTTTGCCTCCCGTTTCCTACACAGCTCAATCTTTGAACAGGACTCAAGACGTCTTCAGCACCTTGAGCGAAAGCCTGAGGACCCTGAGCAAAGTCAGGCTCAACAAACTGGTCAGCAAGGCCTGGCAGATGGGCAGCCTGACACAGAACCAGTTGTCCTCTTCCATAGCCGCTTTTTGGAGTTCACGCGGCTGCAACAGCAGAAAGACCAACAGTTACAGGAAGTAAAAAGAGCAGATTCCATAGATAGTAATAGGGTGGAGAAGTCACCGGAGGCAGAACAGCAACCTCTGCAGTTTCTTAAAACCTCAGAACCGGTCATGGATCCAGAGACTAAACCTACTAGCCCTGCTGAGAACCACATGATTTCCCAGCCCCCATTTATGCCTAAGGAGATGTCTCCACCTAAGCAAATGTCTCTACCCTTTCTACCCAAGGGGATGTCTCCACCCCTTCCACCCAAGGAAATGTCTCCACCCCTTCCACCCAAGGAAATGTCTCCACCCCTTCCACCCAAGGAAATGTCTCCATCCAAGCAGGTGGCTCCACCCCTTCCATCCAAAGAAATGTCTCCTCCCAAGGAAATGTCTCCACCCCTTCCACCCAAGCACATGTCTCCACCCCTTCCACCCAAGGAAATGTCTCCACCCAAGCATACGTCTCCACCCCTTCCACCCAAGGAAATGTCTCCACCCAAGCATACGTCTCCACCCCTTCCACCCAAGGAAATGTCTCCACCCAAGCATACGTCTCCACCCCTTCCACCCAAGGAAATGTCTCCACCCAAGCATACGTCTCCACCCCTTCCACCCAAGGAAATGTCTCCACCCAAGCATACGTCTCCACCCCTTCCACCCAAGGAAATGTCTCCACCCAAGCATACGTCTCCACCCCTTCCACCCAAGGAAATGTCTCCACCCAAGCATACGTCTCCACCCCTTCCACCTAAGGAAATGTCTCCACCCAAGCACACGTCTCCACCCCTTCCACCCAAGGAAATGTCTCCACCCAAGGAAATATCTCCACCCCTTCCACCCAAGGAAATGTCTCCACCTCTTCCACCCAAAGAGATGTCTCCAACAGTGGAAACGCATGACATGTTTACTCCAGAGCCAAGGGGTCCAGAGCCAGCTGCCCCAGAACCTTTGACAAAAGAAAACAGAGAAAATGAACAGCTCCCTCCCCTCCCGCAAATATCACCCTGTGAGATTTTGCCCCCTGCTTCTGTTAATTCAGCAGCCCCTGAGCACATCCGTTCTGTGAGAAAAGTTAAAAGATCCCCTTGTGAAGAGAAATCTAAAGATATAGCTCAGGATATTAAAATGTTGAACCCTGAGCAGTCTTCCAGCAGTGATTGCCTTCATGAAACATCAGTGAGTAGGTCTGTACCAGAGCCTGAGCTGGTACTTCCTGAATTACCACCTGAATTTATAAGTTCCACACCACCTAACCCTGTTGAGGAGATGGAGGTTTCAAAAGATGATACCAACACTGACAATACAGACACTCATACAGAAGTGGAAAATAAACTTGAACTCAATCAGACCCAGGTGCTTGTTGATAATGAAACCAGTGATGAGTCAATTTCACCACCTCAGAAGTCCAAGAACAAAAAGAGTAAGTCTCCTACTCAAGTCCCACTGACTCCTTTGATTTCAACAACTAGTTCAGAGAAACCGCTTACCCGCAAGAGTGAACGCACAAAACGTGCATCATCCCCTAGAGCAGAGTCTTCAAAGGGAAGCTCAGATTCCAAATCCACAGGCAAGTCTCCCATACATGGAGCAGACCCTGAACATGGCACAGAGCAGAGTATATCTGTTGGAAGAGCAAGGCGTAGAAATGTGAAATCTGTGTATGCCACCCCAGTTGAGGAAGATGCCATTAAGGGGGCTGGAAAGGATGTAACTGAGTCACCCCGCACTGCACGGAAGCGAGGTGGAGACAAAGACAAGGAAGCAGCCCCTCAGCAACCGTTAGAGCAGGATTCCCTTGCACCTATTACTTCAAGGCGGGGACGTCCCCCTAAGAATCGGCGACAAGGAGAGGACATGTTAACAGCTAAAGGGGATAGATCAAAAATGGAGACCAAGGATACAGACTCCAATGAATCAGAGAGTAGTGACAGAATTTCAAAAGTGTCAAAAGGCAGACATTCTCCTCATGGTCATAAAGCTTTGGCAAGTCAATTACCCATGCCCATAGCGACTGGATCAAGTAGGAAGGGGGACAAAACTGAGCCACCTGAAGATGTTTCTCAGCAGATGGATTTTACAGAAGACAGTTTGGCCATGCAGGATTCCACTGTCTCGTGTAAGGAAGATACTGTAGCACCAGTTGTGACAAAAAAAGAGGAGAATGTTAAGCAACAACTAGGAACAGAGAAACCACGAGATAAAGACAGGCAGAAAAAGGACCCTGTTGACGAGAAAGTCAGTGGAACTAAATTTGGTGAGAAAGAGTCTGAACCACCAGTCGTGGAAGAACTGCCTGTATTGGAGAAAATGGAGAAGAGTGGGAGAGGAAAAGCTCCACGCTTGACACGGACTCCAAAATCTCCTGTCCTCAAGAACCTGAAGATCAGACTAAATGTCACTGAGGTGAAAGATTTGCTTCAAATGGGGGATGAGGAACCTGAAAATGGGGATGATTCTTCTAAAAAGACCAAACCAGGCGAATCTACTAATGACCCATTATTAGAGTCTAGTCCAGGAAAAGATATGAGTTCTAGCAACGAGGATAAAGATGAGAGCACACCAGAAACTAAGCCTCCAATAGATCCTAAAACTTTGCTACAACAGGAACAGGAGCTTGAGCAAGCTGTGGAGAACATTGCTAAACTGACAGACCCAACCCTCCCAGCAGAGTCACCAACTCCACTTGCCCCACCATCTGCAGAATTAAAAATTGAGACTGAGGAAGAGAAATCTGCCAATCCTGCTAGTGAGTATGAACTTGCTGCTGCCATTGATTCGATTATGGGTGAGGATATACCCGTCCCTCTGCCTCAAGAGCCGGTAATTAGTGCTGTTGTGGATTCAGACCTAGAGATTCCATCCTTTGTCCAGCCGACCAAGGGAGCTGAACCTGTGACTAACATATCTCCTATTCAGGGGGAGTCCTTTTTCCCAACTACACCCAGGAAGGGTGCTAAGGGCAGAGCTAAAACACCGAAACGGTCTAAGAGCCAAAAATCAAACAAAAAGGACGCTGTAAAAGAAATTTCATCAGAACTGGAGAGCACCTCTGTTATCACATCAGACAGCATACCCTCCAATTCACAGCCTGTTCCAGAAACTATTCCCTCAACCTCAGCTGCAGGTGTCATTACAACCACCTCTTGGAAGCCTAAAACTGAGCATTTGGCTCCTAAGGCTACGGACATGCCTAAAGAATCGAAGTTACCTCCAGTCCTTACAGAACAACCTCCACCTCAACATCTGAAACCTGTCTGCCCCCCAACCAAAAGTCCCACTCTCCCCAAGCCTCAACAACAACCACCGCCACCTGAGTGCATCTCACCttcactctctccacccccaacccggccaaacatcaggcccacacaGCTAAGCAGGATCCCAGTTTCCCCACCAGATTGGCTCAACCAGTCCAAGGACGTAGGTGTCCCTTCCTCTCCTAGAGCATCAGCAGCTTCCTTTGAGAACCCAGCAATTCCCCCTGACACTGAGCCCATGGAGACTGAGCGTAACAACAGTGACTTGCGTAGGATTCTCATGAAGCACAAAAATGTTTCACTCCCAGTCCCATGCAGTAGTTCTGTTCCTAGCAATTTGGGCACCTTATCCCTTAGGGATCCTCCACACCTACCTGAAAGTAATACCCCAATGGTTGCTGTGACTAGTAAGACCTCTCTTAATGACAACAGGCCTCATCCAGCTCAGTCTGTAGTCCGGCCCCCAGCCTCACTACCATCCCCTGAGTCAAAGTCGGTCATTTCTGTTATCGCCTCCACTGCCACCTCTGTTATCAGTCGTGTTTGCAATCCACCTGACATGGAGAAGGTTATTATGTCAGTTGACAGAAATCCCGTAGTGGACATGCCACTTCCCAAGCAGACATACAGGCCGCCCAGCATGGAGGACCGGGATAGTGGTTCGTACCATGGACCATCAGTTGGCGAGGAGGGTGGAAGTGCTGGGAGGTACTTGGTTGAGAGCTCCGGTCTGGGTACAGGCTCCAGCCCAGGTCTAAGGGTGAATACCTCAGAGGGAGTGGTGGTGTTGAGTCACTCAGGACAGATCAAGGAGGGACCACAGAGGATAAGTGCCAAAATCAGCCAGATCCCACCAGCTACTGTAGTTGACATGGAATCTCAGCAGCTAGTGTCCATGCCCCAGATAAAACAGGAGATGTATACCCACTCCCAGTCAAACACTCCAAAGTGTCCTCCAATACAGACAGACCATGGGCACCTTAAGACGCAACAAACGGTTTCCTCCATTAAACAAGAAAACACTGGTAATGAAAAGTTAGAATCTCCCTACCCATCAGGGCCTCAAGGAGGAGTCGTGAAGAGGCTCCAGCAGACAGTTAATAATCCACAAGTAATGGGTTACCATCATTCAGAGTTCACAATGTTATTGAAGCATCCAAAGAAAGTGGATGGGGCTGACACTATGAACGCTGACGGGTGTAAACCATCTTGGACCTCTGCCATAAGTCCTGCAATGAGCCCCCACCTGCCCTCTCCGGCTGGCAACCACGTAGGCTTTGTTTCCGGATCGGCCACTGACAGAACACCCTCACATCTCAGTGGGGTCAAACAGGAGCCCCGTTCTCCTCGCAAGTCAGGCCATCCACATTCTCCGTTCACTAAAGTGTCCTCTCCCATCGGCTCCTCCTCTCCCAAAGGCCTCCCTGGGATGCTGCCCTCTGGCCTGCCCGCCATGCAGCAGTATGTCACCAGTGTCCACCACCCTGAGCAGTCTGTCATCATGCAACCTCACAGTGCTCACGGTGGCATTGGAAGGATGTCACCCCATCGTGCCTCCCAAGCAATCCCCATGGGGCACCTTGTTCAAGGAGAGGGAAGGGTGAACACGCCACCCCTATCTGTCATGAGTTTCGGGATGCATGGAGACCCTCTTGCCTCTCCCTGGTCTGGTCCTCTCCAGCAACGCCCCACCTCGCCCCAGGCGGTAGGCAGAGACATAGTCCTCAAGGTTAACCCTGGGAATGTGAGGGGCCATGAGGGAGAGCAAGACGATGCCAGGCGCTTTCATCAGGCCGCAGGGAGACAATCTGCCACACAGCTGAAAGCAGAGACTATGCAGCCGGATCCCCGTGGGGCTCTACATAGCGGGCTGCAGCTGGACCCATACATGTCGCCCAGGGACTTGCGTGTGCTCATGCACCACCCTCAGGGAGAGCGCTCGGCCCCAGAGCCACACCAGGGACACATCCAAGAGACTGTCCCAACCTCCTCAACATCTACCAACATCGCCTCGTCGATGTCCCCCAGAGCACATCTGCTGGCTAAAGGTGTGTCCGAGAAGGATGTCACAAAGCCACAGGAGGTCAAGAGGCCACACTCTCCTCTGAAGGATGGGATGATGGGGTTTCGGCCAAGTATGGCCGCCATGGCGTCCCCCCAAAGGGTGCAGCTGCTGCCATCAGGGACGGGAGCTTCTTTCTCGGAGTATCCAGGAATTTACACCAACACCCGGGCCATCCATTCACAAATCACTGAGACCTCTCCTTTTGGGATCAACCAGGTACCTCTCAACATCACTTCTGCCTTA GGTGCAGATCCCAGCCAGTCACAAGCTGATGTCAAGGTGAAACAAGTTGGACAGCAACCTGTGAACATGGTGCAGCTGCTCACG AAGTACCCGATAGTGTGGCAAGGGCTGCTGGCACTGAAAAATGACCAGGCTGCTGTCCAGTTGCATTTTGTCTGTGGCAACAAAGGATTGGCTCTACGGTCACTGCCCCTACCAGAGGGAGGATCGCTGCTTCGGATCGTCCAGAGAATGAGACTCGAGGCGTCACAACTGGATGGTGTGGCTAGAAGAATGACA